A region of the Candidatus Rokuibacteriota bacterium genome:
GTCGTACACCACGCGGTCGATCACCCCGCAGACGCCGAGGAGGGCCACGCGGACCCCGCATTCCTCCTCCACCTCGCGCATTACCGCGTCCTCGAGGCGCTCCCCCAGGTGGACCAGCCCGCCGGGGATGCTCCACTTGCCCTCGCCGGGTGGCCGGCCACGCTGGACGAGGAGCACGCGCGGGCCGTCCAGCACGACGGCGCCCACGCCCACGCGCGGGGCGTCCGGGTACTCGCGGACGGGATCGGTCACGCGCCGGCCGTCGGCACGCCGACGGTGGACCAGCTCCGGCCCGGCGCGCAGCCCTCGCGCGTCCATCCGGTCGTCGCGTACTTGTCCCGCGCGAGGGAGTGGGCCAGAGCGGTCTCCTCGGGCGAGAGCCCCCCGGGGCGGAGCGCGATGCCGTGGACCTGTCGGAAGCCCTCGGCCAGCCGTCGGGCGGCCTCGTCGAAGGCGGGTGGGCGCCCGAGCACCGCCTCGAGCGTTGTCATGCCGCCGAGGGGATCCTGCTCGCCGGGGAACAGGCGCCTCAGGCGCTCCGGGTCGGCCGCCAGCATCACGGAGCCGTGCTGGAGGAAGCCCGAGCCCTGGCGCCGCTGCGCGCTGCCCGCGATCTTGCGCCCGCCGATCTCCAGCTCG
Encoded here:
- a CDS encoding NUDIX hydrolase, with amino-acid sequence MTDPVREYPDAPRVGVGAVVLDGPRVLLVQRGRPPGEGKWSIPGGLVHLGERLEDAVMREVEEECGVRVALLGVCGVIDRVVYDEAAGAPARPAIRYHWVIIDYAARVAGGRLEVGSDAADARWVPVAELDRYDTTAGIADMVRRAVGVRDATLPPEGGGGR